The following coding sequences are from one Rhipicephalus sanguineus isolate Rsan-2018 unplaced genomic scaffold, BIME_Rsan_1.4 Seq12085, whole genome shotgun sequence window:
- the LOC119376454 gene encoding protein tofu-2 yields the protein MQDGGKTVEERADATAARKRNFYKFGEHVLMEEDQRTEFKAHKDMSIEELSQACKDQHSRQTISRTICAFLNTGRGGTVFLGILDNGDVNGLHLTEYQKDHLLLSLENLMMRYKPPVPKHMYELRFVPVISEGVPLPTKQSREMNSKERFRPHELQCSRPCWCDNEATAQLNVGGVVMRYVVEIDISAWESSDSRNSVLNISKMGIHPMFDNEEDICFVRRQGSNIRCTLQDVIDMTRQEIKNYYSSSWTLKSP from the exons ATGCAGGACGGCGGGAAGACTGTCGAGGAACGCGCGGACGCCACGGCCGCTCGTAAACGAAACTTCTACAAGTTTGGCGAGCACGTCCTCATGGAGGAAGATCAACGCACCGAATTCAAGGCTCACAAGGACATGTCCATCGAAGAGCTGTCGCAGGCATGCAAGGACCAGCACTCCCGCCAGACCATCTCTAG AACTATCTGTGCCTTCTTGAACACTGGAAGAGGTGGGACTGTATTTCTGGGAATCCTTGACAATGGTGATGTCAATGGCCTCCATCTCACGGAATACCAA aaaGACCACCTGCTTTTGAGTCTTGAAAATTTGATGATGCGTTACAAGCCACCTGTCCCAAAACACATGTATGAGCTGCGATTCGTTCCAGTCATCTCTGAGGGTGTTCCATTGCCAACAAAGCAAAG TCGTGAAATGAACAGCAAAGAGAGGTTTAGGCCACACGAATTGCAGTGTTCGAGGCCATGCTGGTGCGACAATGAAGCCACTGCTCAGTTGAACGTT GGTGGAGTGGTGATGCGGTATGTTGTTGAGATCGACATATCCGCATGGGAGAGCTCTGACTCGAGGAACAGTGTGCTCAACATCAGCAAGATGGGCATCCATCCCATGTTTGACAACGAAGAGGATATCTGCTTCGTGCGACGTCAGGGCAGCAACATTCGG TGCACTCTCCAAGATGTCATTGACATGACCCGTCAAGAAATTAAAAATTATTACTCCTCCA GTTGGACACTCAAAAGCCCCTAG